The Mytilus galloprovincialis chromosome 7, xbMytGall1.hap1.1, whole genome shotgun sequence genome has a window encoding:
- the LOC143083382 gene encoding uncharacterized protein LOC143083382 — MATSPQSCGVCDLRLITKPCVVWCTECDEGLCKECHEHHSLSKASRSHSVIPFTDYQKLPSDVLKITQYCNEHNKKFEMFCQKHERHCCSKCIVDSHKECRDIVDLDDVIKNYETPNALSEIEKTYVEVAANLQKICKHQQDNRSTLKEKRKEIEKEIKKTRMEINNHLDKLQEDLMKQLYAIEEKENLKIGQLLSALEKKEKEVADCQRNITNIKQHATNLQMFLSVKQIEEDVSSKDKFLHSLFEGEDLNEHFLEFEINGVFQKIMFDIKSFGEVHIKEQPADIVLSRKKTKEAQIIVPIVQTRSIENIKMKIHKKINLQGRWIYGCCMLPDGRFVFTYNHEGKVRVFNDQGSKEFEMKIPCGAFDIVYISNDNTLVVTSGESDKQYLTIIDLERKQIKKTISLSSDNYGIVLKDDQLIYSAFNKGIRMINLYDETLSDIVREEMASEGYIATFKDNIYHTHRLNHTVTCYNLQGEIQWTFKNEDVLKNPLGIDVDSDGYLYVAGIHSNNVVVISNDGQMYRELLTRGIDFRYPIALRYYEHKKQLLVANIHDEARLFDLI, encoded by the coding sequence ATGGCGACTTCTCCTCAAAGCTGTGGTGTTTGTGATCTCCGACTGATAACCAAGCCGTGCGTTGTTTGGTGTACAGAATGTGATGAAGGATTATGTAAGGAATGTCATGAACACCATAGTTTGTCCAAGGCGTCGAGGAGCCATAGTGTGATACCATTTACCGATTACCAAAAATTACCAAGCGATGTACTGAAGATCACTCAATACTGTAACGAACAcaataaaaagtttgaaatgttTTGCCAGAAACATGAACGTCATTGCTGCAGCAAATGTATAGTAGATTCACATAAAGAATGTCGGGATATCGTCGATTTAGATGACGTTATTAAGAATTACGAAACACCCAATGCCCTGTCTGAAATTGAGAAAACATATGTTGAAGTGGCAGCAAATCTACAAAAAATTTGCAAGCATCAACAGGACAATAGGTCGactttgaaagaaaaaagaaaggaaattGAGAAAGAAATTAAGAAGACTAGAATGGAGATCAACAATCATCTCGACAAACTACAAGAAGATTTAATGAAACAGTTATATGCGATCGAGGAAAAAGAAAACTTGAAAATTGGTCAGTTATTGTCAGCattagaaaagaaagaaaaagaagtaGCAGATTGTCAGAGAAACATAACGAACATCAAACAACATGCAACAAACCTTCAGATGTTCCTTTCAGTGAAACAAATCGAAGAAGACGTCTCTAGCAAAGATAAATTCCTGCACTCATTATTTGAAGGTGAGGATTTGAACGAGCATTTTTTGGAATTTGAAATAAATGGAGTTTTTCAGAAGATCATGTTTGATATTAAAAGTTTTGGAGAAGTGCATATTAAAGAACAACCTGCCGATATTGTTCTAAGcagaaagaaaactaaagaagccCAGATAATAGTACCGATCGTTCAAACAAGATCTattgaaaacattaaaatgaagatacacaagaaaataaacctGCAAGGGAGATGGATTTATGGATGTTGTATGCTGCCAGATGGTAGATTCGTGTTTACTTACAACCATGAAGGGAAGGTAAGAGTATTCAACGATCAAGGATCAAAAGAATTTGAGATGAAGATACCATGTGGAGCGTTTGATATAGTATACATCAGTAATGACAATACATTGGTTGTTACATCCGGCGAATCAGATAAGCAATATCTGACCATTATAGATCTGGAGAGGaaacaaattaagaaaacaatttcACTGAGTTCGGATAACTATGGCATAGTATTGAAGGACGATCAACTGATTTATTCCGCCTTCAACAAAGGTATAAGAATGATAAATCTGTACGACGAGACTTTAAGCGACATAGTCCGAGAAGAAATGGCCAGTGAAGGTTACATTGCCACATTTAAAGACAACATTTATCATACACACAGACTCAATCACACTGTGACATGTTATAACTTACAAGGTGAAATACAATGGACATTCAAAAATGAAGACGTTCTGAAAAATCCCCTTGGTATTGATGTAGATAGTGATGGTTATTTGTACGTGGCGGGGATTCATTCGAATAATGTGGTTGTTATCTCCAATGATGGACAAATGTATCGCGAGCTATTAACACGAGGTATTGATTTTCGATATCCTATCGCACTTCGTTATTATGAACATAAGAAGCAATTGCTAGTGGCAAATATTCATGATGAAGCTCGCCtgtttgatttaatttaa